The Epinephelus lanceolatus isolate andai-2023 chromosome 13, ASM4190304v1, whole genome shotgun sequence genomic interval ACAGACAGTAAGTCCTGTTGTTTTTAGCCTGGAGAACATCACACTCATTTAAGAGAAGTGGGGAGCCAGCAGTCAATGAAGGTATTATACAGTCAGTAAAACAGTTTTTCAACTATCATGAATGACCACAACCACAAGAGATGCTAGAGCATGAagtcatacatgtgcacacaaattattaggctgattggtccagaaGTTTGTGaaattagctgcagacagagagacagactgcaGGCAGACTGATGCATGTACTCACACACAACCGAATGCATGATCCCTACAGGCAATGAATATCAATTTTCTAGtagaaaattacattaaaataaaattattttaaaaggtAATTAAAATTGGATCTTGATGAAATACAATCATGCCGCCAGATTTCCACATGctttgagaaaataaaatgtgaggGCTCAATATACAAAATTTGGTTGAGTGGTTGGTATTGTCGCCCCACAGCAAGACCCATGGATTCATGGATTGAACCCTGGGTGTGGGGTTTGAACCTTgggatgggggagcccttctgtgtggagtctgcatgttctcatcgtgtcagcatgggttttctccaggcactccagcttcctcccacagtccaaagacatgcaggttaggttaactgatGGCTCTAAAATTGCCCacgtgtgaatgtgagtgtgaaaggttgtctgtctctatgagtaagccctgtgatagtctggcgacctgtccagggtgtacctcacctcttgcccaatgtcagctgacaCAGGCTCCAGGCCCtccgcaacccctaacaggataagcggctagagaaaatgaatgaattcaaaatgtatttaggATCTTTAGCAGGGAAGAAAAGCTCAGCAGTAAGGAGCTTCAGTCCAAACCATCAGTATGAGCCTTCGCAGTGTCAGTTGAGTGAACAAACACAACCAGGCCTAGTAAGCAAATGTAGACTCAAATGATGTTTTACTCATAAGCATACCTGCACACTCATACACACGTGAATGCTGAACAGATCGTGGTACACTCAGTGGTTAACATGCATGTACATTACACCACTCTGCATGTCTCTGTACCCAGAGGAGAGAAGCACATCCATTATGCAGCAACTGTAGAAGGAAAGCATTACAGCAGGGAAGTGTCCTGTCAAATCAACTGGTggccttacacacacacacacacacacacacacacccacagcctgTGTGAAGGAAGCATATTCTCAAGAGCAAAAATAATGTTCATAAAGTCACTTTTCACTGAAGCTGCAGGCAATAATTTGTGCCAGAATTTATATTTGAAAAGTTTCTAGTGGAAATATTAAAGAATGTAATTGTTGTGTggtaaaaataacaatgaaacAGCATTTCAGTCAGGGTTTCTCAGCCTTTTCTGGCAGCTGATCCCATCATATTCCATCAAGGCTGCTACTCCAAATTTCCCATGACCCCATGAGTTGCCACACACATTTGCTTAAGGCTCATTCTGTATTACATTTTCAAGAGATTGGAGGGAGCCTTGAAATTAACTAAACAGaaataatgatttattttcaaaaacataGCATAGCATCACCAAATTCTTGGCCCTATGTATAAGCAGTCCCCTgcccttcctctcttgatccatgtctttCTCATGCACCTTTTAAATTTTTTCacaaagtcattttttgtctgtccctctcctttttttcttttcttttttggatcCTTGATTTCCCTGTCTCtggaaagacatgacagtgtttGTGCTCCAGCAGAATACGCAGTCACTCACTAAGGTTTAGCTGCATTTATAGACAAATACTAATGCTGGGCAGGATAAACCATCCTGCACTTTTAAGGGGTGAGAGGGGGCTAAGAGAGCCTCCTCTTTTTTTATACCAAGTTCAGCCTTTTAACCgatttattcagccaatttttatttagttataGCACTaattactttgaaaaaaaaattgcaaacaaaaccaaacttttcattccAAGGGCCCCTCTCACACTGGGGCCCTGGGTCATCCCAAACACAGAACTTGTAGCTGCACTTTGTGCTCTgaagatcatcatcatcatcatcatcatcatggctGACTTTCCTGTCTAACTGAAAGTATCATTTACAGACAAAATATGATTTGAACAACAAATCTCTGTCCATATTGTGATTCTTCTCCATGGAGCAAACCTCTGACCAACAGCAGACAGGAGCAGCCCACCAAAAAGTCACCAAAGCCAGCCAACAACCTCCATCCCATTAGAAGAGCTTCATGACGTTCAGTGAAAAGGGTGCAGGAACTCTAAACATCCTGTCATGTTCACTCTGTGCATGACTGGATACGAAAATATCTTGAAATGACAGACAAAAGGAAAAGCTCCTGTTGAGAAACCCATCAGTCTCCAGTGATGCTCACATTGCAACATAAGTTAGAATAAGTTGTGAGAAATTCCACCAAACtagggttttttttccctcagatttttttttatcataattgTTCTTAGAGGCCTGAAAATGTCAAAGTCACCACTACTTGATTTTATAACATTTGAAAAAGTCAGCAAGAAATTAGTATGATCAAAACATAATTCATCAGAATTATTCTACCCTTGGGTGGGCCCCAACCTGTGGTGACTGGTCTACAGCATACAGTACAGCAGCTATTAGCTGCTTGTGTGGTAACTTTTTAAAGATcaaatacaaagaaaagaaTTCTTGTGATGATCTTGTCCAGCCTCTGCTATTCTTCATCTGACACATGGAGCTATGTATGAGAGCAGGCAGGCTAACTCACATGATCTGCAAGGTTGGTGGATGATCCGGAGAGGTCGTCAAAGTCCGACTTGCAGACGTCTCGCTCCTCTATGACCAGGTCGATGGGCATTTTTCCTTTGAGGCAGCTAATGTACCGGTGGCAGAAGTTATCACACAGCTCATGGACCTGTGGAATCCAGACTTGCAATTACATTCTCTGAGATTTGACTGAGCACCAGAGAAACAAATTGTTGTGTTAAAATCAGTTAAGCTACATACAACTCACCTTCTCTAATTCCAGCAGATGAAATCGTAGGACTTGAATCGCCTGAATcatctaataaataaataaataataaacatttcACTTTCACAAATCACCCTAAAAATGCATGATAATAGAACGCACCATGATTTTAGAGACGCACAGGGTGCCACTGATAATTTTGACAGTGCGCATTTGATAATCACCAACATAACAGAaacattattttagttttattacaaaaatatgaaacaagaaagaaagaagtgcCCACCAAGTTATCCAGCTCTGGGTTGGAAGAAAATAACGGTTTCTCTGCACGGATCTAAAGAGGGAACGAAAATGAAACCAgtccattttaaaatgttaaaatgaagaGGGGACTCATTGAACTAAATTATAATTAGGCTTTAATTAATTCGATCTCAAAAAGTAAGAAGCTGGACGTCAAACTACTGCAGAACGGCATTTGGCTGAGGGTTATTTTCTTGAGTCTTTATCtaaaatgtctctttgcagtataATCAACTGTGTGCTCTCCTACCTGCTTTGCAAATACGGCTATGTCTTCATTGAAGGAGTCGGAGGAGCAGACGTCTCCTCCCGCCACCCCGGGCTCTCTGGGCGTGCAAGTCGCCAGCTCGCACTTCTCGAACACCAGAGCCAGCAGCGGGAATAAGGGGTGGCTGCAACACAGGCAAACACAGGCTCGGATCATTCCACATTGTTAGGCCTGTACATGAACGATCAAAGCCGCGCGGGTGATAACATTTCGCATCAGGCCCGTTTAACAAAAGAAGATAAATATTGATTTATTCCTTCTTAATTTAAGGGAACAAATTCAGCGCTGGAGTGAGATGATTTCATCTGTTTCCAAAGCAAACAACCTGCTCACACATTTTATCAAGTTTCAGTGCTCTCTGAGGAAAGGCCTCTTTCCTCTTGTTTcaagaaaccaaacaaaattATACGATTTTAAATTAATCGAAAGACTGTAATGACTCTCATGAGCGGAATATTATTATAAggtcaaacacaacaaaatgtctGCTTAAATAAATATTATGAACCTTAGTGCAAATTAAATAATAACCAAATACATTTAATGAATACATATTTATATCGCCTCACAATAAAAATCTAcacgttattattattattattattagtagtagtagtagtagtatcatCTCCACACCCGTAGATTTGGTCCTTGTCTCTCTTTAGTGCGTCGTTGACGGCGCTACCCATGCTGCTGGGCATGATGTTGTGCGGCGCGTGGGCTCCGTAGTGCTGGGTCGGGTGCGGAGGTGGCCCGTGGTTCAGGTGGTGGACCTGGGGCAGGGGCCGGGGGGCGTGCGGGTCTCCGTACATGGAGGTGGGGACTCCGACTCCGTCCATCGCGCCTCCGTAATGAGCCAGCTCATCGTACTGAGGTGAAAGTTGAAGATGACATTAGGGCATGCGACGACAGGACAggtagaggaggagggggtTAATGAGAGGAAAACCTGGGACACTTGTATTCTCCTAATGTGTTGATTGTTTTCAGAAGGACTACACAGGCCTTACACTTGGTATCTTGTCAAGACTGGGGCATTTCTCCAGCCTGTGATTGGAGTTGTATAACCACTTGCTTAATTAGCTTTTTTAGGGGGGTAGAAATTCACATCATATCTTGTATGTATGTAAGTATGTATATAAAAACAACTTTGTGCAATCAATTTTAATAACCAAAATTCAACAATAATCGGTCAAATTAGATTTACCCTTTGCGCCATCTCCGTGCGCAATTTCCAGATGTGTAAAGAAAAGTTTGATGTTGATGAGTAGGTATAAATCGACGACTTTGAAATCCAAGAGGGAACTATAATCCTGTCCTGCTGTATGGCATGGAGCAAATCAATTAAGACTGAAATCAAAGCGAAGTGATCAGACACAGCATCTGTCCTCACGTTACCACGAGTGCCGAAAGGCGCACTGGTAATTGGCAAACTGCTTTGCTGCGGTTCTTCAGCGGGAGGATTAGTGATAATCTGTCACTTGTGAGTGTTTGATGTTAGTTCCGAGGATCAGTCCTTTCATAAGAATGCGCTGACGGTCCGCGGTTCAGTCCTCTGCACTCACTCTGTCCTCGTGCCCATGTCTCTGTGCGACACGCTCACTGTCCGCAGTTTATAGGCTACACGCTCCGTGATGTGCAGGACACGCTGATGACGGAACATGGAGGAGCAGGGCGGGGGCAACCAGCCCGTGCGTACTGATGACAAGTTACAGTGTTTTTAAACGCTGCCTTCCGGTCATTACtttcaaaataatatatatatatatatatatatatatatatatatatatatgtatatgtgtatgtgtgtgtgtgtgtgtgtgtgtgtgtgtgtgtgtgtgtatgacgagcaaatattcagacactgaaaataacaaaaaatttTGACAACACTTGTTTTTGCTTCCGTTTTTCACAGATTTCAGTTAAGGATCTCAGAATTTTTCATGCATTAAATAGATATATTTGcctcaaattttggtcacaaatttgttaaaatccattAAAACCCTAGTGAGGACAATGCGCATGCAGATAAGCTTCCTTAACacgtttctgacagtttgtgcagaaattcatTGTAAAGCAATTATTGCATCTGTAGGACTGGTCTCAGACTATCATGCAGGTAATGCTGCTGGATGTGAAGGTCCTGGTCCAGGTGTGGTTACATGTTGCAGTTTTGAGGCTGGTTGGAGAAAGCTTATGGTCCTTAAATAAAGATCCAGTTCACTGGCAACAgctggacattcctgcagtcagcatgtcaTTGGtatgctccctcaaaactttGGACATCTGTGTCATGGTGTTATATGATCAACCTGCACATATTAGActgtccttttattgtgaccatcccaaggcacacctgtgtattaatgatgctgtttaatcagcatcttgatatgccacacctgtgaggaaGAAGGATTATCTTTGAAAAGgaaaagtgctcactaacatggaTCTTGACACATTTGataccaaaatttgagagaaatatatctaCTGAGTGCATGAAAAAGTCTCAAACCCTCAATTTAAACAAAAGTGCTGTGTTTAAATTTGTGATCAGTACACTGTAAATGCAAACAATGTCCTGACTAAAGATGAAATAGTGCATTTAACTTAATTCATActagtttttttaattttgcttgCTTACACTGAGTTTTCTGTACTTTTTACCCACAAACTTGTTTCATTTAAGAGTTGCCACCCGtcccgtttttcccagaattgttctcttttttcatcagctgtcccggggaaaaaaaatctctcccgggacacaacttgtcccgttttttggggaaaatgcagcagcagcaggccaagcagtCCGTCCAGAATCAGTGCAACAGGCTCAAGAACATCTGTGTCAGAGAGACAGCAAAGTAAGAAGAGCTGTGGGAAGTCCTAACAGTTCACTTAGTATATTTGCACATCcaatcatgttttaatttgtattttttccatttatatttaaccctacgggcccgaacgacgcatagtgcgtccaaattcacacctgttcttctctatggtttttctccacgactgtgcgtcatagcgagaagccacgcatatcatgtgaaacagcggaatcgtagctttccgaatgttttcacagcgaaaaaaaaatgataaagttacactaaaatgatgtataacagagctttcatacagctttgcacacacattactgttggatggattactcgcgaatgcagggtcacacagaaatgccacgcatatcacatgaaagcgcaggagcagagctttccagtgataccacacacatcattgtactgtcatcccatcatgctataaatacagattaattgtctaccaTATAAAATCCTGACGAacttctttacaacccattatacagatcttgttatcagtcacttcatatagtgaggaatatcgtatcttaccacgtcttaggcttgcgtgtgtttctccctgtctatctacatttgtagtccggctttcaagatgcaaatatctccatattgtccagttgacactccatcaaactttgtatgacaagaccagccacttcacctttgcccacccagacaactgtagcctaattatgcatgcctgacagggccatagtcaccatatacattgagggggacacatgcacccccccccccccccccccacccccatgcccaatttttttttttttttttttttttttgctgcaatcaaaatggcaaatattatcttggaggacatcattgcacttggttgactatttttctattatcttagatgtaaatattgcatgtttctttcagataaaacacatttttgacttgtgaatgagtcaatggaatttcttgcaataatgaaaaaatactggcaattatgTCTGGAACCAAACACGGGGCAACTCACGCAAGCAGTACCCCAGTGCTTTGAAGAAGGGTGGCTCTAACGTTGATATCAGTAAGTGTAACGCTTCTGTTGGTAATCTTgtcagtttaatttaatttttggaACGAGAGTTGTTCGAAGAACCCAGCCAACAACTCCAACTTATGCTCAGGCATGTTAGCACGTGTGCGAGCGCGCGTGTGTTCACAGAGCAGACCTTGAAAAGTTAGCAGCAGCTCAACATGAGCGAATCGGAATAAAAGTTCATTGGCTCAGTCTAAAGGCCTGGAGCTAGCCCTAGTGTAGCTGTTAATCTGTAATGTCTCCCACTGTTCCTGCACCAGCCCCGCCGTCATAGATAACTGTTAGCTGCCGGAGTAGTGCGCTGCTAACTTACGTTAGCTGTTGTGAAGTTAGCAGTAACTTAACGGGCTGTGAGCGGGAGGCAGCACCTGCCGTCTCCGTGCTTCATTTCAAGGCAGCAGAACGTTACAGTGAATGCAACGTTTTTGTTCCTATAAGCGAACCTTATTGCAAGCTTAAAACAATTAGTCCAACACTGTAAAATATGATTGCCATGGTAACTTCCTTGTAATTGAATTGTGTACAAataagatgttttattttatttgaaattgGTGTAAGGCCAGGTTGAATTGAGTTCCATTATTATGTGTTAAAGCACTGCTTGAAAAAATGAGTATAACACGAGgataatttatttcatatttgtgAGGCATTCATACTTAATTCATTAATTTCATACTTGTGAGGCAAGTCTGTGATGATAATTGGTATGAAAGCAAAGATTTAAAAACTCAAGCAGGTTAATAATGAAGATTGTTGTGATTATAAAAGCAACCTACGAACGGTATATCTTACATGACAGCTGAAATATTGAGTATATGAAAATCATCATCAGGTGTATGGACACAAGCTATAGTATAATGGTTGCTTACAGTACACTATTTACCTGGTAAATTCTGTTTATCTGCATGTAATCAATTCACTGTCAGCAAGAGACATAGCTGACTCTTGTTGTGAAAGAGAAGGATATTATATTCTTAAATATCATGTTTTTAAAACCTTAGCATTGTAGACTATGTTGGCCGCCACTACATTACACTCACGTGGCTGCCTTCCTCTTATCTCCGGGTGCTAATTCACAGCTAATCAGACCTTCCATAGTAACATAACCAGCTAAATAGCAGAAAAAGACAGTTTGGTTGCAGCTGTTAGTCGACTactagtttgtttg includes:
- the meis2b gene encoding homeobox protein Meis2b; protein product: MAQRYDELAHYGGAMDGVGVPTSMYGDPHAPRPLPQVHHLNHGPPPHPTQHYGAHAPHNIMPSSMGSAVNDALKRDKDQIYGHPLFPLLALVFEKCELATCTPREPGVAGGDVCSSDSFNEDIAVFAKQIRAEKPLFSSNPELDNLMIQAIQVLRFHLLELEKVHELCDNFCHRYISCLKGKMPIDLVIEERDVCKSDFDDLSGSSTNLADHNPASWRDMDDAHSTPSVGTPGPSSGGHVSQSGDNTSELGDALDNSLASPGTGDEDDQDKKRQKKRGIFPKVATNIMRAWLFQHLTHPYPSEEQKKQLAQDTGLTILQVNNWFINARRRIVQPMIDQSNRAVSQGTAYSPDGQPMGGFVLDGQQHMGLRPGGPMGGMGMNMGMDGQWHYM